One stretch of Hevea brasiliensis isolate MT/VB/25A 57/8 chromosome 12, ASM3005281v1, whole genome shotgun sequence DNA includes these proteins:
- the LOC110634309 gene encoding probable phytol kinase 3, chloroplastic isoform X1 — protein MATQTVLCCSCYLFYPPAPWSSRLDICLRRRPIPNTTTLQKPQSCRHQDLRSSAVAMLHQNPVVSDICATGLSVAIALSVLRLWKETAERRIFDQKLNRKLVHISIGLVFMLGWPMFSSGHRGAIMAALTPGVNIFRMLLLGLGIWKDEATVKSMSRFGDHSLFLAFLCIRELLKGPLYYALTVTLACAIYWRTSPIAIAAICNLCAGDGIADIVGRRFGKKKIPYNSDKSIAGSIAMALAGFLASVLFMHYFASFGYVRESWEMALGFLMVSLASAFVESLPISTRLDDNLTVTLTSILLGSLVF, from the exons atggcaacacaaactGTACTCTGCTGCTCTTGCTACTTGTTCTACCCTCCTGCCCCGTGGTCCTCCCGATTGGATATTTGTCTGCGTCGCAGGCCAATCCCTAATACTACAACGCTCCAAAAACCTCAGAGTTGTAGGCATCAAGATCTAAGATCATCTGCGGTCGCGATGCTTCATCAAAATCCGGTGGTTTCCGATATCTGTGCTACTGGTTTATCCGTTGCTATTGCTCTCTCCGTTCTCCGCCTCTGGAAAGAAACCGCTGAACGACGCATCTTTGACCAG AAACTGAATCGGAAGCTTGTGCATATAAGCATTGGTCTAGTTTTCATGCTTGGCTGGCCGATGTTCAG TTCAGGGCATCGTGGAGCAATTATGGCAGCTCTTACTCCAGGTGTCAACATATTCCGAATGCTTCTCTTGGGTTTAGGGATATGGAAAGATGAAGCCACAGTGAAATCAATGAGCAGATTTGGGGACCACAG TTTGTTCTTAGCTTTTCTATGCATCAGGGAACTTCTTAAGGGACCACTCTACTATGCTTTGACTGTTACTTTGGCTTGTGCAATCTATTGGAGGACATCCCCAATTGCAATTGCAGCAATATGCAACTTGTGTGCTGGAGATG GAATTGCAGACATTGTGGGGAGGCGGTTTGGCAAAAAGAAAATCCCCTACAACAGTGATAAATCCATAGCTGGTAGCATTGCCATGGCACTGGCTGGTTTTTTAGCATCTGTCTT GTTCATGCATTATTTTGCCTCATTTGGATATGTTCGTGAAAGTTGGGAAATGGCATTGGGTTTCTTAATGGTCTCGCTTGCCTCTGCCTTCGTAGAATCACTGCCCATAAGTACCAGGCTTGATGACAATCTCACAGTTACCTTAACTTCTATATTGCTAGGAAGCCTAGTTTTCTGA
- the LOC110634309 gene encoding probable phytol kinase 3, chloroplastic isoform X4 yields the protein MFLGDPVVSDVCAAVASAAVIFSLLQLWKETAKLGLDQKLNRKLVHISIGLVFMLGWPMFSSGHRGAIMAALTPGVNIFRMLLLGLGIWKDEATVKSMSRFGDHRELLKGPLYYALTVTLACAIYWRTSPIAIAAICNLCAGDGIADIVGRRFGKKKIPYNSDKSIAGSIAMALAGFLASVLFMHYFASFGYVRESWEMALGFLMVSLASAFVESLPISTRLDDNLTVTLTSILLGSLVF from the exons ATGTTCTTAGGTGACCCCGTCGTTTCCGATGTTTGTGCCGCCGTTGCATCGGCCGCTGTCATTTTCTCACTTCTTCAACTGTGGAAAGAAACAGCCAAGCTTGGGCTCGACCAG AAACTGAATCGGAAGCTTGTGCATATAAGCATTGGTCTAGTTTTCATGCTTGGCTGGCCGATGTTCAG TTCAGGGCATCGTGGAGCAATTATGGCAGCTCTTACTCCAGGTGTCAACATATTCCGAATGCTTCTCTTGGGTTTAGGGATATGGAAAGATGAAGCCACAGTGAAATCAATGAGCAGATTTGGGGACCACAG GGAACTTCTTAAGGGACCACTCTACTATGCTTTGACTGTTACTTTGGCTTGTGCAATCTATTGGAGGACATCCCCAATTGCAATTGCAGCAATATGCAACTTGTGTGCTGGAGATG GAATTGCAGACATTGTGGGGAGGCGGTTTGGCAAAAAGAAAATCCCCTACAACAGTGATAAATCCATAGCTGGTAGCATTGCCATGGCACTGGCTGGTTTTTTAGCATCTGTCTT GTTCATGCATTATTTTGCCTCATTTGGATATGTTCGTGAAAGTTGGGAAATGGCATTGGGTTTCTTAATGGTCTCGCTTGCCTCTGCCTTCGTAGAATCACTGCCCATAAGTACCAGGCTTGATGACAATCTCACAGTTACCTTAACTTCTATATTGCTAGGAAGCCTAGTTTTCTGA
- the LOC110634309 gene encoding probable phytol kinase 3, chloroplastic isoform X3, which translates to MFLGDPVVSDVCAAVASAAVIFSLLQLWKETAKLGLDQKLNRKLVHISIGLVFMLGWPMFSSGHRGAIMAALTPGVNIFRMLLLGLGIWKDEATVKSMSRFGDHSLFLAFLCIRELLKGPLYYALTVTLACAIYWRTSPIAIAAICNLCAGDGIADIVGRRFGKKKIPYNSDKSIAGSIAMALAGFLASVLFMHYFASFGYVRESWEMALGFLMVSLASAFVESLPISTRLDDNLTVTLTSILLGSLVF; encoded by the exons ATGTTCTTAGGTGACCCCGTCGTTTCCGATGTTTGTGCCGCCGTTGCATCGGCCGCTGTCATTTTCTCACTTCTTCAACTGTGGAAAGAAACAGCCAAGCTTGGGCTCGACCAG AAACTGAATCGGAAGCTTGTGCATATAAGCATTGGTCTAGTTTTCATGCTTGGCTGGCCGATGTTCAG TTCAGGGCATCGTGGAGCAATTATGGCAGCTCTTACTCCAGGTGTCAACATATTCCGAATGCTTCTCTTGGGTTTAGGGATATGGAAAGATGAAGCCACAGTGAAATCAATGAGCAGATTTGGGGACCACAG TTTGTTCTTAGCTTTTCTATGCATCAGGGAACTTCTTAAGGGACCACTCTACTATGCTTTGACTGTTACTTTGGCTTGTGCAATCTATTGGAGGACATCCCCAATTGCAATTGCAGCAATATGCAACTTGTGTGCTGGAGATG GAATTGCAGACATTGTGGGGAGGCGGTTTGGCAAAAAGAAAATCCCCTACAACAGTGATAAATCCATAGCTGGTAGCATTGCCATGGCACTGGCTGGTTTTTTAGCATCTGTCTT GTTCATGCATTATTTTGCCTCATTTGGATATGTTCGTGAAAGTTGGGAAATGGCATTGGGTTTCTTAATGGTCTCGCTTGCCTCTGCCTTCGTAGAATCACTGCCCATAAGTACCAGGCTTGATGACAATCTCACAGTTACCTTAACTTCTATATTGCTAGGAAGCCTAGTTTTCTGA
- the LOC110634309 gene encoding probable phytol kinase 3, chloroplastic isoform X2, whose protein sequence is MATQTVLCCSCYLFYPPAPWSSRLDICLRRRPIPNTTTLQKPQSCRHQDLRSSAVAMLHQNPVVSDICATGLSVAIALSVLRLWKETAERRIFDQKLNRKLVHISIGLVFMLGWPMFSSGHRGAIMAALTPGVNIFRMLLLGLGIWKDEATVKSMSRFGDHRELLKGPLYYALTVTLACAIYWRTSPIAIAAICNLCAGDGIADIVGRRFGKKKIPYNSDKSIAGSIAMALAGFLASVLFMHYFASFGYVRESWEMALGFLMVSLASAFVESLPISTRLDDNLTVTLTSILLGSLVF, encoded by the exons atggcaacacaaactGTACTCTGCTGCTCTTGCTACTTGTTCTACCCTCCTGCCCCGTGGTCCTCCCGATTGGATATTTGTCTGCGTCGCAGGCCAATCCCTAATACTACAACGCTCCAAAAACCTCAGAGTTGTAGGCATCAAGATCTAAGATCATCTGCGGTCGCGATGCTTCATCAAAATCCGGTGGTTTCCGATATCTGTGCTACTGGTTTATCCGTTGCTATTGCTCTCTCCGTTCTCCGCCTCTGGAAAGAAACCGCTGAACGACGCATCTTTGACCAG AAACTGAATCGGAAGCTTGTGCATATAAGCATTGGTCTAGTTTTCATGCTTGGCTGGCCGATGTTCAG TTCAGGGCATCGTGGAGCAATTATGGCAGCTCTTACTCCAGGTGTCAACATATTCCGAATGCTTCTCTTGGGTTTAGGGATATGGAAAGATGAAGCCACAGTGAAATCAATGAGCAGATTTGGGGACCACAG GGAACTTCTTAAGGGACCACTCTACTATGCTTTGACTGTTACTTTGGCTTGTGCAATCTATTGGAGGACATCCCCAATTGCAATTGCAGCAATATGCAACTTGTGTGCTGGAGATG GAATTGCAGACATTGTGGGGAGGCGGTTTGGCAAAAAGAAAATCCCCTACAACAGTGATAAATCCATAGCTGGTAGCATTGCCATGGCACTGGCTGGTTTTTTAGCATCTGTCTT GTTCATGCATTATTTTGCCTCATTTGGATATGTTCGTGAAAGTTGGGAAATGGCATTGGGTTTCTTAATGGTCTCGCTTGCCTCTGCCTTCGTAGAATCACTGCCCATAAGTACCAGGCTTGATGACAATCTCACAGTTACCTTAACTTCTATATTGCTAGGAAGCCTAGTTTTCTGA